A genomic segment from Saimiri boliviensis isolate mSaiBol1 chromosome 14, mSaiBol1.pri, whole genome shotgun sequence encodes:
- the FAM174C gene encoding protein FAM174C: protein MGPSVLPLPLLLLLPVLLLAALPCGAKEASPPPPAQATLSPAPAVTNGSQPGGPHNSTHARPPGTSGSALLRSLYVVMGFCGLAVLYFLIREFRLKKPQRRRYGLLANTEDPTETASLDSNEETVFESQNLR from the exons ATGGGGCCGAGCGTGTTGCCgctgcctctgctgctgcttctgccgGTGCTGCTGCTGGCGGCGCTGCCGTGCGGTGCCAAGGAGgcctcgccgccgccgcccgcgcagGCCACACTGTCGCCGGCACCGGCCGTGACGAACGGGAGCCAGCCTGGCGGCCCGCACAACAGCACGCACGCGCGTCCGCCGGGAACGTCGGGCTCAGCGCTGCTGCGCTCCCTCTACGTGGTCATGGGCTTCTGCGGCCTTGCCGTGCTCTACTTCCTCATCCGGGAGTTCAG GTTGAAGAAGCCTCAGCGGAGGCGATACGGCCTCCTGGCCAACACCGAGGACCCCACCGAGACGGCCTCGCTGGACAGCAATGAGGAGACGGTCTTTGAATCTCAGAATCTGAGATG A
- the CIRBP gene encoding cold-inducible RNA-binding protein isoform X1, with product MASDEGKLFVGGLSFDTNEQSLEQVFSKYGQISEVVVVKDRETQRSRGFGFVTFENIDDAKDAMMAMNGKSVDGRQIRVDQAGKSPDSRSRGYRGGSAGGRGFFRGGRGRGRGFSRGGGDRGYGGNRFESRSGGYGGSRDYYSSRSQSSGYGDRSSGGSYRDSYDSYGKSHSEGATLLWPAVGARFTLAPSPSDLGWTLRPCHCACP from the exons ATGGCATCAGATGAAGGCAAGCTTTTCGTTGGAGGACTGAGTTTTGACACCAATGAACAGTCGCTGGAGCAGGTCTTCTCAAAATATGGACAGATTTCTGAAG TGGTGGTTGTGAAAGACAGGGAGACCCAGAGATCTCGGGGATTTGGGTTTGTCACCTTTGAGAACATCGATGATGCCAAGGATGCCATGATGGCCATGAACGGGAAG TCTGTAGACGGGCGGCAGATCCGAGTGGACCAGGCGGGCAAGTCGCCAGACAGCCGATCTCGGGGGTACCGTGGCGGCTCTGCCGGGGGCCGGGGCTTCTTCCGCGGGGGCCGAGGACGGGGCCGTGGGTTCTCTAGAG GAGGAGGGGACCGAGGCTATGGGGGGAACcggtttgagtccaggagtgggGGCTACGGAGGCTCCAGAGACTACTATAGCAG CCGGAGTCAGAGTAGCGGCTACGGTGACCGGAGCTCAGGCGGGTCCTACAGAGACAGCTACGACAGTTACGGTAAGTCACACTCCGAGGGTGCCACGCTGCTGTGGCCTGCGGTGGGAGCTCGGTTCACTCTGGCACCCTCTCCAAGCGACTTAGGCTGGACACTCAGACCTTGTCACTGCGCTTGCCCATAG
- the CIRBP gene encoding cold-inducible RNA-binding protein isoform X2 translates to MASDEGKLFVGGLSFDTNEQSLEQVFSKYGQISEVVVVKDRETQRSRGFGFVTFENIDDAKDAMMAMNGKSVDGRQIRVDQAGKSPDSRSRGYRGGSAGGRGFFRGGRGRGRGFSRGGGDRGYGGNRFESRSGGYGGSRDYYSSRSQSSGYGDRSSGGSYRDSYDSYATHNE, encoded by the exons ATGGCATCAGATGAAGGCAAGCTTTTCGTTGGAGGACTGAGTTTTGACACCAATGAACAGTCGCTGGAGCAGGTCTTCTCAAAATATGGACAGATTTCTGAAG TGGTGGTTGTGAAAGACAGGGAGACCCAGAGATCTCGGGGATTTGGGTTTGTCACCTTTGAGAACATCGATGATGCCAAGGATGCCATGATGGCCATGAACGGGAAG TCTGTAGACGGGCGGCAGATCCGAGTGGACCAGGCGGGCAAGTCGCCAGACAGCCGATCTCGGGGGTACCGTGGCGGCTCTGCCGGGGGCCGGGGCTTCTTCCGCGGGGGCCGAGGACGGGGCCGTGGGTTCTCTAGAG GAGGAGGGGACCGAGGCTATGGGGGGAACcggtttgagtccaggagtgggGGCTACGGAGGCTCCAGAGACTACTATAGCAG CCGGAGTCAGAGTAGCGGCTACGGTGACCGGAGCTCAGGCGGGTCCTACAGAGACAGCTACGACAGTTACG CTACACACAACGAGTAA